Proteins found in one Hymenobacter sp. J193 genomic segment:
- a CDS encoding ParA family protein — MSQETHVCRVIAITNNKGGVCKTTTTVALGAQLAELGHRVLLIDLDPQANLTKHLIGKEPGALEAIELHIGDVLSGSTTLADAVLAYSSTNPDLMDKTLHFVPASYIMEQYEKGLSKKPEMPQLLRKAIRPLRPHYDYVLLDCPPQMSLFTYLALAAADYFLVTSLAATFSYDGIKNIFEAVEDVRDSVNPNLQFAGVGIMRYNPKIRHKPHENAVNKIEQLVTEQFGRDKVLGYVREDRMVEAAQEEGRIIHDVATLSRVKDDYYALTTKLVEAVR, encoded by the coding sequence ATGAGTCAAGAAACCCACGTCTGCCGGGTCATTGCCATTACCAACAACAAAGGAGGAGTTTGTAAAACTACTACGACTGTTGCTCTGGGTGCTCAGCTCGCTGAGCTTGGTCATCGAGTACTCCTTATCGATCTTGACCCGCAGGCCAACCTGACCAAGCATCTTATTGGTAAGGAGCCCGGTGCCCTCGAAGCCATTGAACTGCATATCGGGGATGTATTGTCCGGTTCGACTACGCTGGCAGATGCTGTTCTGGCCTACTCCTCTACCAACCCGGACCTCATGGATAAAACGCTGCATTTTGTGCCGGCGTCCTACATCATGGAACAGTATGAGAAAGGGCTAAGCAAAAAGCCTGAAATGCCCCAGCTCTTACGGAAAGCTATCCGTCCCCTGCGCCCCCACTATGACTACGTGCTACTGGATTGCCCTCCGCAAATGTCCTTGTTCACTTATCTAGCCCTAGCTGCTGCTGACTACTTCCTTGTAACGTCTCTGGCCGCCACATTCAGTTACGATGGAATCAAGAACATTTTCGAGGCGGTTGAAGATGTACGGGACTCAGTTAATCCAAATCTGCAGTTCGCAGGAGTTGGTATTATGCGCTATAACCCCAAAATCCGCCACAAACCGCACGAAAATGCGGTCAATAAAATTGAGCAGTTAGTCACCGAGCAGTTTGGCCGGGATAAAGTATTGGGCTATGTGCGGGAAGATCGGATGGTAGAAGCCGCTCAGGAGGAGGGTCGCATTATTCATGACGTCGCCACCTTATCCAGGGTGAAGGATGATTACTATGCCCTGACGACCAAACTTGTAGAAGCAGTTCGCTAA
- a CDS encoding histidine kinase dimerization/phosphoacceptor domain -containing protein — translation MKDFTVTTVVSPYALLFTSCFLLCLPLLAQPSHLDSGDLIEQVHSSESTPSPPVTSLRNAQHVQQLNKTAMLMVNKSGLAAGRQHAGKALQYARKVKDIPGELDALRLSGLLASEDGDLGAAMQYYTVGLKKARNYSYTQDYWSFYNSMGATATDMGNHKYAGKLLHDALQSYKRYPPLSKDSAVVAASICSNLATCYSRLGNHGKALAYGRRAIATLAPVQYRASVTKLVAGLLEMKSVHYAARDSAQRRLQAATAIHHRQNNVLGEAHTLLDLADFNFKLGNLATANRLALETNELARRIKSVGIQRSALQLLSQITVAKGNFRDAVMYRDQLAALNSTIFTIETARSLGQQRASLEARQREHDRMRIQKLTQANLENRKLSNTQRYWMMIMLGSLLVAIICIVIVTLYYRKLKERNTSLSLANEEIQRQAEENQRQADENHRQAEENQRQAAEKQVLLQELHHRVKNNLQIISTLLSWQQEVEPELASALEASQARILSMALVHEQLYATDNLAEVQLDAYLTKLLDTLHTSYNSTQKPIIITKTLAPLIMTVKEAIPFGLLVNELVTNSYKHAFAGRASGRVHVELSGQGASFQLLVADDGLGLHNSNKVPTASLGTQLIASLAKQLKAILEVESDCQTGTRCTLARA, via the coding sequence ATGAAAGATTTTACCGTGACAACGGTTGTCTCACCCTATGCCCTTCTCTTTACCAGTTGTTTTCTGCTTTGCCTGCCGCTGCTTGCGCAGCCAAGTCACCTGGATTCGGGTGATTTGATTGAGCAGGTGCATTCTTCCGAATCTACCCCCTCCCCTCCTGTCACCAGCCTCAGGAATGCGCAGCATGTGCAGCAGCTAAACAAAACAGCTATGCTCATGGTGAATAAAAGCGGCCTGGCTGCCGGCCGGCAGCATGCAGGCAAAGCCCTGCAGTATGCCCGCAAAGTAAAGGACATTCCCGGCGAGCTGGACGCGCTACGGTTATCCGGCTTACTGGCCAGTGAGGATGGTGATTTAGGCGCCGCGATGCAGTACTATACAGTCGGGCTGAAAAAGGCCCGAAACTATAGCTACACGCAGGATTATTGGTCGTTTTACAATAGCATGGGGGCAACGGCCACCGATATGGGGAACCACAAGTATGCCGGCAAGCTGCTGCATGATGCCCTGCAGAGTTATAAACGCTATCCGCCCCTGAGCAAAGATTCAGCAGTAGTCGCGGCATCGATCTGTTCAAATCTGGCGACCTGCTATTCACGTCTGGGCAATCATGGCAAAGCCTTGGCCTATGGACGTCGGGCGATTGCGACGCTGGCGCCTGTTCAGTACCGGGCGAGTGTCACCAAGCTGGTGGCAGGCTTGCTGGAAATGAAATCAGTTCATTACGCGGCCAGGGACTCCGCGCAGCGTCGGCTGCAAGCGGCGACAGCCATCCATCACCGCCAGAACAATGTGCTGGGCGAGGCGCACACGCTACTAGATCTGGCGGACTTCAACTTCAAACTGGGTAACCTGGCCACTGCTAACCGCCTGGCACTGGAGACAAATGAGCTGGCCCGCCGGATCAAGTCGGTTGGAATCCAACGTTCGGCCCTGCAGCTGCTCAGTCAGATAACCGTAGCGAAAGGCAACTTCCGGGACGCAGTTATGTATCGCGACCAGCTGGCGGCCTTGAATTCGACCATATTCACTATTGAAACTGCTCGTTCCCTGGGGCAGCAACGGGCCTCACTGGAAGCCCGGCAGCGGGAACATGACCGGATGCGGATTCAAAAGCTTACACAGGCCAACCTGGAAAACCGGAAGCTAAGTAATACCCAGCGTTACTGGATGATGATCATGTTGGGGTCATTACTGGTGGCCATCATCTGTATCGTAATCGTTACGTTGTATTACCGGAAGCTCAAAGAGCGGAATACCTCCCTCAGTCTGGCAAATGAGGAAATTCAGCGGCAGGCGGAGGAGAACCAGCGGCAGGCGGATGAAAACCACCGTCAGGCGGAGGAGAATCAGCGGCAGGCGGCAGAAAAACAGGTGTTGCTGCAGGAACTACACCACCGGGTAAAGAATAACCTTCAAATTATTAGCACCCTGCTGTCCTGGCAACAGGAAGTGGAGCCAGAGTTGGCCAGCGCTTTGGAAGCCAGCCAGGCCCGGATTCTGAGTATGGCGCTGGTCCATGAGCAGTTGTATGCGACCGACAACCTGGCGGAAGTACAGCTGGATGCTTATCTGACCAAACTTCTCGACACACTGCATACTTCCTACAACTCGACACAGAAGCCGATCATCATAACGAAAACACTGGCCCCGTTGATCATGACGGTCAAGGAAGCAATACCCTTCGGCCTGTTGGTAAACGAGCTGGTTACGAACTCCTACAAACATGCCTTCGCTGGGCGGGCAAGTGGGCGCGTGCACGTCGAATTAAGTGGACAGGGGGCCTCATTTCAACTTTTGGTTGCTGACGATGGCTTGGGCTTACATAACAGCAACAAGGTTCCTACGGCCTCACTGGGTACGCAGCTGATTGCCAGCCTTGCCAAGCAGCTCAAAGCTATCCTGGAGGTCGAATCTGACTGCCAGACCGGTACCCGGTGCACCCTTGCGCGGGCGTAG
- a CDS encoding response regulator encodes MARILIVEDEIMIAQGIVRTLKRLGHMPLEPVDNSDDAIGVLGTELVDLVLMDINIEGECDGIATALQVRRQFGTPVVFLTASTDEQTLKRATLVNHSGFITKPYTDDMLRVTVSLALSKANQPPVLHSSTPHFLPADQTASTLPNGQLQDPLMVRMLNSNTSYKKVNLADIHYFETKGNYMLLVTTTGRYMFNSTLTDLLPRLPAYFIRPHRCFIINLNFVEGLEESVVIVGKENIAVSRTYKNELKARLNFLG; translated from the coding sequence ATGGCTCGCATCCTGATTGTCGAAGATGAAATAATGATTGCTCAGGGCATTGTCCGCACGCTGAAGCGTCTGGGCCACATGCCGCTCGAACCGGTGGATAATAGTGACGATGCCATTGGGGTATTAGGCACCGAACTAGTGGATCTGGTTCTCATGGACATAAACATCGAGGGGGAATGCGACGGCATTGCGACGGCCCTGCAGGTGCGCCGGCAGTTTGGTACTCCAGTCGTGTTTTTGACAGCCAGTACAGACGAGCAAACCTTGAAGCGTGCTACGTTGGTGAATCATAGTGGCTTCATCACGAAACCGTATACCGATGATATGCTTCGCGTGACGGTCTCCCTGGCCTTGTCCAAAGCCAACCAGCCCCCCGTACTTCATTCGAGCACGCCGCACTTCTTGCCAGCAGACCAAACGGCCTCAACCTTACCTAATGGTCAGCTACAAGATCCACTGATGGTGCGCATGCTGAACAGCAACACCAGCTATAAAAAAGTTAACCTGGCCGACATCCACTACTTTGAAACAAAGGGCAACTATATGCTGCTGGTGACGACTACTGGCCGGTATATGTTCAACTCTACCCTAACAGACTTACTGCCGCGGCTGCCGGCGTACTTTATCCGGCCGCACCGGTGCTTTATCATCAATCTGAATTTTGTGGAAGGCCTGGAGGAAAGCGTCGTTATCGTGGGCAAGGAAAATATTGCTGTTAGCCGCACGTACAAAAACGAGCTAAAAGCGCGTCTAAATTTCCTTGGATAG
- a CDS encoding TonB-dependent receptor codes for MLATGLSLLLTDQALAQTRYIVEVKGTVYTDAGEPLPDATVYLQGSAIGSNSGAGGTFSLEIPATAFPAVIKASYIGYETSIDTLREADASQRLEIFLAPSLTLMNDVVVSASRVEENILRAPVTVDKLNAQHLARLSTPDLVMGLARQKGVDVTSSGLLMASASTRGFSGATSERLVQLVDMMDTQSPSLNINPGNALGLPEVDMASVEVLHGPSSALYGANAFNGVVLTTSKDPFQHPGLSVRLRGGTRSYLDGQLRYARRLGQRWALKLTGSYATGQEWIAATYDPLTAAYAPGNNAQGSGLGYDAVNRYGDVGTTFGPTGGALNGKTVFMPGWTEREIIAGDDKAMMWKLLPSVHFLVTDKIKAMVEFKRAQGTTAYQYTNRYRFKNIATNQYRAELKSDRWFVRAYQTQDFGEDSYDLSFTGTYMQTAVDPRTGTANRSYAQQYFGAYALAYNTFLANPANAGNTAGAEQAARAQAAPFQLMAGSPEFNALRKQIITDEMPGRGTQLNPSSFLSDLSTQYEWRSPVANGVIGGGYRQYRLGSNGQLFSDQDGKRIINDEYGIFTQLTKSAWKDKLKFMGAARLDGFQNFPQLFSPRVAMIYSAGKQEQHTFRASFGQAFRSPTQQGQYLQLDLQRLILLGNVNKGFQGYSTEIEGVLPTILSSQTPAEATLQAYEVNINNLKPERVATWEIGYKGQPAAKLTVDANFYISNYRDFIRQVRFIGNVDGSRPTPAQLAAAATGARPLQTGPTRVIQVQANAAQQVHASGSMASLTYTPRKQLNLTGNYTLSLLERKRLAERFQAYYNTPRHKFNLGAYGEVGKAFNYSLNYRWAEGHLYESPFATGQLENYSTLDADLGFRLPKQHTLLQVGGTNLLNSRNIQVYGGPQIGRLVYLGLTVEVK; via the coding sequence ATGCTAGCAACCGGCCTAAGCCTGTTGTTGACCGACCAGGCCTTAGCCCAAACACGTTACATTGTCGAAGTAAAAGGAACCGTGTACACGGACGCCGGCGAACCCCTGCCCGATGCTACGGTATATCTGCAAGGAAGCGCCATTGGGAGTAACTCGGGAGCCGGCGGCACTTTCTCGCTGGAAATTCCGGCGACAGCTTTCCCCGCCGTGATCAAAGCTTCTTACATCGGCTACGAGACGAGTATCGACACCCTGCGTGAAGCTGATGCCAGCCAGCGCCTGGAAATTTTCCTCGCTCCCAGCCTGACGCTAATGAACGACGTGGTGGTATCGGCCTCACGGGTGGAGGAGAACATCCTGCGCGCGCCCGTCACGGTCGATAAGCTCAACGCCCAGCACCTGGCCCGCCTGAGCACGCCCGACCTGGTCATGGGCCTGGCCCGCCAGAAGGGCGTGGACGTGACCAGCTCGGGCCTGCTGATGGCCAGCGCCAGCACGCGCGGCTTCAGCGGGGCCACCTCCGAACGCCTGGTGCAGCTCGTGGACATGATGGACACGCAATCCCCGAGCCTGAACATCAACCCCGGCAACGCCCTGGGCCTGCCGGAAGTGGACATGGCCTCGGTGGAGGTGCTGCACGGCCCCTCCTCGGCCCTGTACGGGGCCAACGCCTTCAACGGCGTGGTGCTGACCACCTCGAAAGATCCGTTCCAGCACCCGGGCCTGAGCGTGCGCCTGCGCGGGGGCACGCGCAGCTACCTGGACGGGCAGCTGCGCTACGCCCGGCGCCTGGGCCAGCGCTGGGCCCTCAAGCTGACGGGCAGCTACGCCACGGGCCAGGAGTGGATTGCCGCTACCTACGACCCGCTCACGGCGGCCTACGCGCCGGGCAACAACGCCCAGGGCTCGGGCCTGGGCTACGACGCGGTGAACCGCTACGGGGACGTGGGCACCACGTTCGGCCCCACGGGCGGGGCGCTCAACGGCAAGACCGTGTTCATGCCCGGCTGGACCGAACGCGAAATCATCGCCGGCGATGATAAGGCCATGATGTGGAAGCTACTGCCATCGGTGCACTTTCTAGTGACTGATAAAATAAAAGCAATGGTGGAGTTCAAGCGCGCCCAGGGCACGACGGCCTACCAGTACACCAACCGCTACCGGTTTAAAAATATTGCTACGAATCAGTACCGGGCGGAGCTGAAAAGCGACCGCTGGTTTGTCCGAGCTTACCAGACCCAGGACTTCGGGGAAGATTCGTACGATTTGTCGTTTACCGGTACGTATATGCAAACGGCAGTTGACCCACGCACCGGGACGGCGAACAGGAGTTATGCCCAGCAATACTTCGGGGCCTATGCCCTGGCCTACAACACGTTTTTGGCCAACCCGGCCAACGCCGGCAACACGGCCGGGGCCGAGCAGGCCGCCCGCGCGCAGGCCGCCCCCTTCCAGCTCATGGCCGGCTCTCCCGAATTCAATGCACTCCGTAAACAAATTATTACGGATGAAATGCCCGGCAGAGGGACTCAGCTCAATCCAAGCTCCTTTTTAAGTGACCTGAGCACACAGTACGAGTGGCGCTCACCGGTTGCGAATGGGGTAATTGGTGGGGGATATCGCCAATACCGGCTGGGTTCTAACGGTCAGCTCTTCTCTGATCAGGATGGCAAGCGCATTATCAACGATGAGTATGGCATCTTTACGCAGCTCACAAAATCGGCCTGGAAGGATAAGCTAAAGTTTATGGGTGCAGCCCGCCTCGATGGGTTTCAGAACTTCCCGCAGCTCTTCTCACCCCGGGTTGCCATGATTTATTCCGCCGGCAAACAGGAACAGCATACCTTCCGGGCCAGTTTCGGGCAGGCTTTTCGTTCGCCAACCCAGCAGGGCCAGTACCTGCAACTGGATTTGCAGCGGCTTATTTTGCTGGGCAACGTGAATAAGGGCTTTCAGGGCTACAGCACGGAAATTGAAGGGGTGTTGCCAACAATCCTTTCTTCACAAACTCCGGCAGAGGCTACTTTACAGGCCTACGAAGTCAACATCAATAACCTAAAGCCGGAGCGCGTGGCCACGTGGGAAATCGGCTACAAAGGGCAGCCGGCCGCCAAGCTGACAGTAGACGCGAACTTTTACATCAGTAATTACCGGGACTTCATCCGGCAGGTGAGATTTATTGGTAATGTAGACGGGAGCCGTCCAACGCCGGCGCAGCTGGCGGCGGCGGCCACCGGGGCGCGGCCGCTGCAGACCGGGCCGACGCGCGTGATCCAGGTGCAGGCCAACGCGGCCCAGCAGGTGCACGCCTCCGGCAGCATGGCCTCGCTGACCTACACGCCCCGCAAGCAGCTGAACCTGACGGGCAACTACACGCTCAGCCTGCTGGAGCGCAAGCGCCTGGCCGAGCGTTTCCAGGCCTACTACAACACGCCCCGCCACAAGTTCAACCTGGGCGCTTACGGGGAAGTGGGCAAGGCCTTCAACTACTCGCTCAACTACCGCTGGGCCGAAGGCCATCTGTATGAGTCCCCGTTCGCCACCGGCCAGCTCGAAAATTATTCGACCCTTGATGCCGATCTAGGCTTTCGGCTGCCGAAGCAGCATACACTACTACAGGTCGGAGGTACCAATCTGCTTAACTCGCGGAACATACAAGTGTACGGGGGGCCGCAGATCGGCCGGCTTGTTTACCTTGGCCTGACCGTAGAGGTAAAATAA
- a CDS encoding DUF6252 family protein gives MPATARQSRFLLPVLVATLLVGCGKEYFPEPQLPAATQTGAQTAGCKVNGTNWVPVNVDLFTSPPIVAHYNGDSQNHQFTLSLSYSSADKDSPLYDTSVHLSVLDVRAPGSYVLDQVARPELANTAPSYASFIYEAPSPSTPLFTGPQHLGQIVITRLDTVAHVIAGTFEFTAQERNGSATVQVTEGRFDVKYTE, from the coding sequence ATGCCTGCTACTGCGCGTCAATCCCGCTTTCTTCTTCCCGTATTAGTAGCCACGTTGCTAGTTGGCTGCGGTAAGGAGTACTTTCCCGAGCCCCAGTTGCCAGCAGCGACGCAGACGGGTGCTCAAACGGCTGGTTGTAAAGTGAATGGTACGAATTGGGTACCTGTAAACGTAGATTTATTTACTTCTCCCCCGATTGTTGCTCACTATAACGGCGATTCCCAAAATCACCAGTTTACTCTCAGTCTTTCTTATTCGTCGGCCGATAAAGACTCGCCTCTGTACGATACGAGTGTCCACTTAAGTGTGCTGGATGTCCGCGCGCCTGGATCATATGTACTCGACCAGGTTGCCCGCCCGGAATTGGCTAATACAGCGCCTTCCTATGCCAGCTTCATCTATGAGGCTCCAAGTCCTTCAACCCCTCTTTTTACAGGGCCCCAGCACCTTGGACAGATCGTCATCACACGGCTCGATACAGTTGCCCATGTTATCGCGGGTACCTTCGAGTTCACTGCCCAAGAAAGGAATGGTTCAGCCACTGTGCAGGTAACAGAGGGGCGGTTTGATGTGAAGTACACAGAATAA